Below is a genomic region from Triticum aestivum cultivar Chinese Spring unplaced genomic scaffold, IWGSC CS RefSeq v2.1 scaffold86458, whole genome shotgun sequence.
ACTCCTGATGGCCGGCCGTACGGGGAGAACCTctacggaggcggcggcggcgggaccgaGTGGACGGCGACGGACGCCGTGAATTCGTGGGTGTCGGAGAAGCAGTACTACGACCACGACAGCAACACCTGCTCGGCGCCGGAGGGTGAGTCGTGCGGGCACTACACGCAGGTGGTGTGGCGCGACTCGACGGCCATCGGTTGCGCCCGCGTCGTCTGCGACAGCGGCGACGGTGTGTTCATCATCTGCAGCTACAACCCGCCAGGCAACTTCCCCGGGGTGAGCCCGTACTAGGCTATATGCATCATGCATGCACGCATGCGAGCGTGCATGTACGTACGTAGCAGTCGTATTGCATAAATAAAATGATTAAGCTGGGATGACCAAA
It encodes:
- the LOC123177261 gene encoding pathogenesis-related protein 1-like — translated: MEYSPKLAVVVLLALASAMAVTGQNSEQDFVDAHNAARADVGLGEVTWDATVAAFAQDYADQRRGDCQLIHTPDGRPYGENLYGGGGGGTEWTATDAVNSWVSEKQYYDHDSNTCSAPEGESCGHYTQVVWRDSTAIGCARVVCDSGDGVFIICSYNPPGNFPGVSPY